The window AAAGCATAAATCATTACTTCAGGAACAGTGCCTAATAAAACGCCAGCCATGGTAGCTATTCCTTTGCCACCTTTAAATTGGGCGAATACAGGATAAATATGACCAATCATTGCCAGTACACCGGCAGCAAGTTTTAGATATAAGAATTGAGGATCACTCTCTACAAAAAAGACCAAGACAAGGCGTGTAGCAACAAAACCTTTAAGAATGTCGAGAATTAGGATTGGAAAAGCTAATTTGGGTCCGATAACTCGCAAAACATTGGTAGCCCCGGAGCTTTTACTTCCAGAATTTCGTACATCTGTTTTATAAAAAAGTTTCCCTAACCATAAGGAAAAAGGTATGGCTCCCAGAATATAGGCTACAAAAAGGATTGAAATAATTTTAAACATGATTAATATAGATTCATTTTTTTCTTGAATAAATTCAGGTCGCGATTGGTCGCTTTCTTGATTCTGTATTTGTTTTCGGAGTGTTTTGAGATAGTAGATGAAACTTGCTTATTAAAGTCCTCGTTTGATCCCAAAACACTATAAATTCCATAATAATATTTAAAGAAATTGTAGTAATTTTCTTCACTCTCTAAATACAAGGCGAACATGGTTCCACTTTTCTTTTTAGAAAGCTGAAGGCCACCAATAATCTCTTTATTAACTTTTACTTTTTGGATGCTTATAATACTAAATTTATCACTGGACGTTTTAAACAATCTTTCCTTCAGATCGTAGGTAAGCTTTAGGTCGCTTAAAACAATTGTTTTGGTGATTGACTTTGTAGGTATGATTTCATCAAAGTCTTCAATTTCAATTAATAAATTGTC of the Bacteroidota bacterium genome contains:
- a CDS encoding glycerol-3-phosphate acyltransferase, translated to MFKIISILFVAYILGAIPFSLWLGKLFYKTDVRNSGSKSSGATNVLRVIGPKLAFPILILDILKGFVATRLVLVFFVESDPQFLYLKLAAGVLAMIGHIYPVFAQFKGGKGIATMAGVLLGTVPEVMIYA